One Canis lupus dingo isolate Sandy chromosome 29, ASM325472v2, whole genome shotgun sequence genomic region harbors:
- the TCF24 gene encoding transcription factor 24 produces MDRDGPASSPLIAGNETAPPVAATRDPSPGRAGPGPAGPGGGGARLGGGRPAAANAARERSRVQTLRHAFLELQRTLPSVPPDTKLSKLDVLLLATTYIAHLTRSLQDDAEAPADPALGALRGDGYLHPVKKWPMRSRLYIGATGQFLKHSVSGEKANHGSTTTDSQP; encoded by the exons ATGGACCGCGACGGCCCGGCGAGCAGCCCCCTGATCGCCGGCAACGAGACCGCGCCCCCGGTCGCCGCCACCCGCGACCCGAGcccgggcagggccgggccgggaCCCGCGGGccctggcggcggcggcgcgcgcctcgggggcgggcggccggcggcggcgAACGCAGCGCGGGAGCGCAGCCGCGTGCAGACTCTGCGGCACGCCTTCCTGGAGCTGCAGCGCACGCTGCCGTCGGTGCCGCCGGACACCAAGCTGTCCAAGCTGGACGTGCTGCTGCTGGCCACTACCTACATTGCTCACCTCACCCGCAGCCTGCAGGACGACGCCGAGGCGCCGGCGGACCCAGCGCTGGGCGCCCTGCGCGGAGACGGCTACCTACACCCTGTCAAG aaatggcCCATGCGATCAAGATTATACATTGGTGCTACTGGTCAGTTTCTGAAGCATTCTGTGTCTGGAGAAAAAGCAAATCATGGCAGTACTACAACAGACTCACAGCCTTAG